The following proteins are co-located in the Pontiella desulfatans genome:
- a CDS encoding trypsin-like serine protease — translation MLCLLRVVKMPAMRVIYIVSLLLLAPHVYAILAGGEFSLPDDSPSSRLDTVDRYSYVGALDILAGGYNYRGSAVALSENWVLTAGHNVDFNDDGLVDDGLGVDLHLPGYGVYTPSSYSIHPDFTGFSNPSIHHDLSLLYFDDPLPDLLFPTLGDSLAQDATATLVGYGRSGYGSYGYTTSASLTDRRIGYNVIDDFQTSGDGILFRYDFDDPNTGDGLGNNIETIIGPGDSGGPLLVGDSLVGLNTFTEGYGGLFGDIGGGISLNNEWEWIASTTGLTVPEPSSVLLLGVGVITVYLCGRKK, via the coding sequence ATGCTTTGCCTTCTCAGGGTGGTTAAGATGCCAGCTATGCGGGTTATATATATTGTGTCGCTGCTCCTTCTGGCACCGCATGTATACGCGATCCTCGCAGGGGGGGAATTCTCTCTCCCCGATGATTCGCCATCCAGCCGCCTCGATACTGTGGATAGATATAGCTATGTAGGAGCTCTCGACATCTTGGCCGGCGGTTATAACTATCGTGGATCGGCAGTGGCGCTCTCAGAAAATTGGGTTCTGACGGCAGGGCACAATGTTGATTTCAATGACGATGGCTTAGTGGACGATGGGCTTGGCGTTGATCTTCATCTGCCGGGCTACGGTGTGTATACTCCCAGCAGTTACAGTATCCATCCTGATTTTACAGGTTTTTCCAATCCATCCATCCATCACGACCTTTCGCTGCTCTATTTTGACGATCCGTTGCCTGATCTTCTTTTTCCAACTCTTGGTGATTCCCTGGCACAGGATGCGACCGCAACGCTGGTCGGTTACGGCCGCTCCGGCTACGGCAGCTATGGGTACACCACATCGGCCTCACTTACAGACAGGCGCATTGGCTACAATGTGATTGATGATTTTCAGACCTCCGGGGACGGCATACTTTTTCGGTATGACTTTGATGATCCAAATACCGGGGACGGTTTAGGAAACAATATTGAAACCATCATTGGCCCGGGGGACTCCGGCGGCCCATTACTGGTCGGTGATTCACTGGTTGGACTAAATACCTTTACCGAAGGCTACGGAGGACTTTTCGGCGACATCGGCGGCGGAATATCTCTCAACAACGAGTGGGAGTGGATTGCCTCCACCACCGGGCTGACGGTGCCTGAGCCATCTAGCGTACTGCTGCTTGGAGTTGGAGTCATTACGGTTTATCTCTGTGGTCGCAAGAAATGA
- a CDS encoding MotA/TolQ/ExbB proton channel family protein, with translation MKTKIKPIVSWSIWAGGLSLVMGIVTRNQLLAGFEADGTGMSFVIAAFFGAGLLLSFRAAKQLHSEWGVLAKISESNSIPESKGNKDLASVFQRLQEYKEKGETVDVYTAIDTYHSKHNSRVRVVTIMAGLIISMGLLGTVVGLIMSISGLGSMVENIGLSRTTMMEALKATVSGMGTAFYTTFFGAMGGLILRAVAVSQLNSLSELCAEAAEYAGSHLVAKLESKEEELNQQVSKVIDSFGAMQKEIESITVKLTESFEATMKSFGNSLTEAGNHAMDATKECINGMTDQMAVFGSEIGSSFGTFNESIEKAGEDVHEAFGTVKASIEKSGEEMHDSFGGINATLATCGESVTEAFGGINATLGTCGEGVSEAFESLNSSVQQAGDTVAGSLADFKLSVDGTSQELKGAVGELHGAISKATGEMVTMAKAKLDSEAVEIAGHLSTAANSIQQFISQKTTHEATQKVA, from the coding sequence ATGAAGACCAAGATCAAACCGATAGTATCGTGGAGCATATGGGCTGGCGGCCTATCGCTCGTGATGGGTATTGTTACCCGAAACCAACTGCTCGCAGGCTTCGAAGCCGATGGCACGGGAATGAGCTTTGTCATTGCCGCCTTCTTCGGAGCCGGCCTGCTTCTTTCTTTCCGTGCCGCGAAACAGCTGCATTCCGAATGGGGAGTGCTGGCAAAAATCAGCGAGTCCAATTCGATTCCGGAATCCAAGGGGAACAAGGATCTCGCCTCGGTCTTCCAGCGGCTCCAGGAATATAAGGAAAAGGGCGAAACCGTTGATGTGTATACCGCCATCGACACCTACCACTCCAAACACAACTCCCGCGTACGTGTGGTTACGATCATGGCAGGTCTGATCATTTCCATGGGATTGCTGGGCACGGTTGTGGGATTGATCATGTCGATCTCCGGACTGGGCAGCATGGTCGAGAACATCGGCCTATCGCGCACCACGATGATGGAAGCGCTGAAGGCCACCGTATCGGGCATGGGCACCGCCTTCTACACCACCTTCTTCGGCGCCATGGGCGGCCTGATCCTGCGCGCGGTTGCGGTATCCCAGCTCAACTCCCTTTCGGAACTATGCGCGGAAGCGGCTGAATATGCCGGCAGCCACCTCGTGGCCAAGCTCGAAAGCAAGGAAGAGGAGCTCAACCAGCAGGTTTCGAAGGTTATCGACAGCTTCGGTGCCATGCAGAAGGAAATCGAATCCATTACGGTCAAGCTGACCGAATCGTTCGAAGCCACCATGAAGAGCTTCGGGAACTCGCTGACCGAAGCGGGCAACCACGCCATGGATGCCACCAAGGAATGCATCAACGGCATGACCGACCAGATGGCCGTGTTCGGCAGCGAAATCGGCAGCTCCTTCGGTACCTTCAACGAATCCATCGAGAAGGCCGGCGAAGATGTGCACGAAGCCTTTGGCACGGTGAAAGCCTCGATTGAAAAATCGGGCGAAGAGATGCACGACTCGTTTGGTGGAATCAACGCAACCCTGGCGACGTGCGGCGAAAGCGTGACCGAAGCCTTCGGCGGAATCAATGCAACCCTCGGCACCTGCGGCGAGGGCGTAAGCGAAGCCTTCGAGAGCCTCAACAGCTCCGTCCAGCAGGCAGGCGACACGGTTGCCGGCTCCCTGGCCGACTTCAAACTTTCCGTCGATGGCACTAGCCAGGAACTGAAGGGCGCGGTTGGCGAGCTGCATGGCGCCATCAGCAAGGCCACCGGCGAGATGGTCACCATGGCCAAGGCGAAGCTCGACAGCGAGGCCGTGGAAATTGCCGGGCACCTCTCGACTGCGGCCAACTCGATCCAGCAGTTCATCAGCCAGAAGACGACTCACGAAGCAACCCAGAAGGTGGCGTAA
- a CDS encoding S1C family serine protease — MMGRNRWMLVGFCGVMVLSALVSAVRRQQVVPGEPVEQHEPVMHVPESRFSPRQRPVDEYNPARTYSEAIADAVEKVMCSVVVIRTGRQQKVVRPIIPGWGRVEWEELMGEGSGIIIDENGYVLTSWHVIDKAEFIEIVLNDGTKLPAHEIGHDKATDLAVLKFEPKKPLCPAVEFGDSDKVRVGEVAIAIGSPFSLQSSVTVGHISQKGRRVQILPYEDFIQTDAAINEGNSGGPLIDVDGRLIGVNAAVKTEAEKKGVGIAFAIPVNLAVSVANSIIEKKRHEWPWVGCFFQSTGTEYKGIYDGASVVISDVFADTPAARASLQPGTAVFAVDGIPVKDEYDVKRIIFNKSVGKSIKLLLLLNEQKQEVELELEEFPGITLY, encoded by the coding sequence ATGATGGGTCGCAATCGATGGATGTTGGTTGGGTTCTGCGGGGTGATGGTTTTGAGTGCATTGGTCTCCGCCGTCCGCCGGCAGCAGGTTGTGCCCGGTGAGCCGGTCGAGCAGCATGAGCCGGTCATGCATGTGCCCGAAAGCCGTTTTTCGCCGCGGCAGCGCCCGGTGGACGAATACAACCCCGCACGCACCTACAGCGAAGCCATCGCCGATGCCGTGGAAAAGGTGATGTGCTCCGTGGTGGTCATCCGCACGGGGAGGCAGCAGAAGGTAGTCCGGCCCATTATCCCCGGATGGGGGCGGGTCGAGTGGGAAGAGCTCATGGGCGAAGGCTCGGGAATCATTATCGATGAGAACGGCTATGTCTTGACCAGCTGGCATGTGATTGACAAGGCGGAGTTCATCGAAATTGTCTTGAACGATGGAACCAAGCTGCCGGCGCACGAAATCGGGCATGATAAGGCGACCGATCTGGCTGTCTTGAAGTTCGAACCGAAAAAACCGCTATGCCCGGCCGTCGAATTCGGGGATTCCGACAAGGTGCGCGTCGGGGAGGTGGCCATTGCGATCGGTTCGCCGTTCAGCCTGCAAAGCTCGGTGACCGTCGGGCACATCAGCCAGAAAGGGCGGCGGGTGCAAATCCTGCCCTACGAAGACTTCATCCAGACCGATGCCGCAATCAACGAAGGCAATAGCGGAGGCCCCTTGATCGATGTGGACGGCCGTTTGATCGGCGTGAATGCCGCCGTCAAGACCGAGGCCGAAAAGAAGGGGGTGGGCATTGCCTTTGCCATCCCGGTAAACCTGGCGGTCAGTGTCGCCAATTCCATCATCGAAAAAAAACGGCATGAATGGCCGTGGGTCGGTTGTTTCTTCCAGTCCACCGGGACGGAATACAAGGGAATCTACGACGGCGCCAGCGTGGTCATCTCGGATGTCTTTGCCGATACCCCGGCGGCCCGGGCCAGCCTCCAGCCGGGGACGGCCGTGTTTGCCGTGGACGGGATCCCGGTGAAGGATGAATACGACGTTAAGCGCATCATCTTCAACAAGTCGGTGGGCAAAAGCATCAAACTCCTTCTGCTGCTGAATGAACAAAAGCAGGAGGTTGAGCTGGAGCTTGAAGAGTTTCCGGGCATTACCCTCTACTAA
- a CDS encoding exodeoxyribonuclease VII small subunit, whose protein sequence is MTEKKSADFEQSLERLEELVEQMESGELSLEEMIRHFEEGSKLVEVCSRKLNEVEQKIEKLVKKDGELKQVPFEVEE, encoded by the coding sequence ATGACGGAAAAGAAAAGCGCGGATTTCGAGCAGTCGCTGGAGCGGCTGGAGGAATTGGTCGAGCAGATGGAGAGCGGCGAGCTGAGCCTCGAGGAGATGATCAGGCATTTCGAGGAGGGGTCCAAGCTGGTCGAGGTCTGTTCCAGGAAATTGAACGAGGTTGAGCAGAAGATCGAAAAGCTCGTCAAGAAGGATGGCGAGCTGAAGCAAGTCCCGTTCGAGGTTGAGGAATGA